ACATCTGAACAATTACTTGCCCCATATTTTGTCCTAGAGATTGGCTGAGAATATCTCCAGCACTCTCTTTATTAGAAGAAGAACTATTTTTTTGAGAATAAGATACTCCAGCCGTAATACCAGACATTAATAAAGCTGATGAAAATATTCTGAAATAGTGGTTATTTACTTGGTCGTTAAATCCTGCGTAGCCAGAAGAATCTGAGCCAGGCATACTACCAATATCTTGTGCTCTTCCATCAGGGTATATTATACGCTGCCATGCAACTAAAACTCTTTCTTGTCCATATGCAATATCACTTGTATATTTTCCTACTAAACGAGCTCCTTGAGGTATAAGTAGATATTTACCTGTAGCAGTATCAAATATATTTTGAGATACTTGAGCTAAAATCTGTCCTGGTAAATCAGAATTTATACCACTTATCATAACTGCAGGTATAACAAATCCAGCTCTTAGTTCAAATGGTTTAGGCGTTTCTAATGGGGCATTAATATTCCAACGAGAACTTGAACCATTGAATTGTTGAATATCATTTTGTCCTTGATTATTTGAGAATGTTGTATATTCTGAATTAGAAATATTATTTTCGGTTGCTCCAACCATTTGTGCTTGAACCATTCGCATTTGCTCTTGATATGATGCTGTTGCATCAGCACTGCTTGATGCTTCAGTGGCTTGTCTTCTAATTGCAGCCATCTGAGATAGCATTTCATCTCTTGTTAAGTTTTCTGATGAGCCATTACTAGAGAAATTAGAATTGAAGTCAGAAACATTGCTTTTAGAATATTGTGCATTACGTTCTCGTTCCCTCTGTGCTCTGAGTAATTCTTCTTTATATGGATCGATATCTCTATCTTTGTAAATAATAGTTGGCTTATCTGGAATTGTTGGAATATCTATTGCTTGCTGATTTGCTCCCTCTTTATTCTGTTTAATATTAGATTTTTCAGGTGAAATATTATTTTCTGGTGTTTTCTGACTTGATTTAACAACACCAGAAGGTGCATTTTTTAAAATACTGTTAGCATATTGGGATGTGTCTTTAAAGTATCCAGTAGAATCATCCTTTTTGCTAGGTTCTGAAATTTGATTATTAGCTCTTTCCAAACTTACAATCGCCATTACAATTAAAAATAATACACCTAAAATACCAATGATAATTAAAGGTACTTTATTAGCTCTTTTCACACCACCTAATGAAGATGTTTTTGATGGGGATGAGTTTGGTGACATATCATCAATTTGCTGTTTTTTAAATAAATTCATTTTAGTTACCTTTTACCCAGTTTCCTATTTTTTGAAATTTACCTTCATCAATAGAATAAGCTCTACTAAATATTGCTTCAGGTAAATATACCGTTACCCTGTAGCTTTTTGTATCTAATTTATCTACGATGTAGCTGAGTGGTAAGGTGGATAGCCCAATATCTTGATTATTTCCAGTATTAGAATTTACAACTTTAAGTTGAATAGCAAATCCTTTTTGGCGTAAATTATCTTGTAACATAAGGCCAAAGTGATCTGATGGTGGTATGCTATTTTTAAATTTAAATAAAGTTGTTGCTGGTGAATAAAAGCTATTTAGTTGTTCAGTAACATCTTGAGCCATTGCAGATGAAATATCTACTGAAGCATTGGAATAATTACCAAATTTAGATGAACATCCAACTAATACAATACACATAATACTAAGTATAAATTTCTTCATTTGTTATTCCTCTATTTTTTACTAATAGTGATTTTTTGTTGATTGCTACCAACTCCAGAAACAAGGATTACCTTATTAAAAATACCATCAACAATATATTTATTATTAATTACTCTATAATTAACAACGGCGGTGGTATCTGATTTAAATATACTTCCTGAATTTTTTAAAACTAATAGGGCTGGAGCATCTCCTGTACTTATCTTATTAGGCATCTGTATTGTTGTTTGTTGACCATTATCATAAACTCTTATAGGTCTCCAAGAGGCGTTACCAGAAATATTATATTCAAAGTTTAGGTTATCAATATTTCCACTTCCATCAGGAAGAGTTGTTCTTTCAATGTGTTTTTGTCTATCGGCATTGATCTTAGCAATTTGTTCATTTAAGTCTTCAGGATAAATGAAAGATACATTAGATACATATTTTTTAGATGTTGATTTTAAATTGAGATGATAAGATCTTCTATCTGTAGATATAATAAGATTTGTAGATAGATTCTTATCATATGGTTTGATAATAATATGTACTTGTTTATTGCTTCCTGAGCCAGTAATAGTAGGGGATATATCCCATCTAATGCTATCACCTATATTTATGTTATTAACTCGTTCCCCTGGTTCAAGTGCTATGTCTGTAACTCTGAATATAGATGTAACAATATATGGTTGTGATGAACCATATACAAATTTAACTCCATTTTTTCCTAAAAGTGGTTTTGTGTATGGAGAGCCATTTCTCCATTTTTGAGATAAATTAACAGCTTGTCTTTCTTGTATATTTAATCCTTGAGATAAAGCAATAGATGAATATCCCATAATTGTTATTAAAGCGGTATATTTGAAAATATTTTTCATTTGTAATTTCCTCTAAAATATATGAATATAGTTATTGAATTTCTTCAGATAAAGCATAACTTTGAATAAATATCCCTAATGGATTACGTCTTATTTCGTCTTCTGTCGTGTCATTCGTATTTTCTTTAACAATTACTTGTATAATCCCAGTTCTTCGAGTTGTACCTAAGTCATCCCCATTATGTGATCTAACATGTTCAAGCCATGTAACTTGCCAGCTTTTTTTGGTTTGAGGTAATACTGACAATATTTCGCAATTAACAATTACTTTTTCTGCTCGATGAAATGGATTGCTTTTGTCATCTGAAAAAAATTCATTTGTTTGTTTTATTCCAGGAGTATTATCTAGCAAGTGATAGTAAACCTTTCTAATTGCTCTTTTTTGAAGTTCGCTATCTGGAGTGACTAGTCTTAAATTAGAAATAAACTCGGCTAATGTTGCTTTAATAATTCTAGGGTCTGTTGGGATTGCTCTTTGAGCTATTTTACTAGTCATGCTTTGACCAAGCTGATTGACTTCAACTATATAAGGAATAAACTTACTTTCTTTTTTTTCAGCAACATATCCTCCAGCCAATATAGCAACTATAAATAACGCCGAAAGAGAAGCTATTTGCCACATTCTCGTATTAGATTTTTCTTTTTCCTCATTGCTTCTATAGTTGATACGAGCATCAATATAAGGATTGTTTGTCTCTTTAATTTTTTCAGAACGTTCTTTATGAAACATTGAATTTATCCCCTAGTTGTAATTTTGATAATGTTGTAATGAAATATTTTTTTCAAATAGCCAAGCATTAATCCAGTCTTCGCCATGTTTAGCTTCTAATTTTTTTATAGTAGCTATACTATCTTTGTCAGAAGAACCTACAAATGCTAATTGTAATTTACCCAAAGCTAGATTAAATAATCTATGTCCTTTTGGTGATGAATAATAGTAATCATGTTTAGGTCGGCTATTTGCTAAAATCTCAATTTGTCTTATATTTAGCCCCATGTTTTTATAAATTGCGGCCGTTTCTTCTACTAAAGCATTAGGATTTGGTAAAAATATTTTAGTTGGAGTACTTTCTAATAAAGTATCAAAAATACTCGATCTTGAGGCATCTGCTAACGATTGTGTAGCCAGTACAACTGTTGTATTTGCTTTTCTTAACACTTTGAACCATTCTCTAATTTTTTCTTTGAACATCTCATGGGAAAGCATTAACCAAGCTTCATCTAAAATTATTAATCCTGGCTGTCCTTTTAAAGCTATTTCAATACGTCTAAAAATATATTGTAGTACTGGTACTGCAAATCTAGGTTGAAGTCTCATCAGTTCTTCAACTTCAAAACACATAAAATTTGAGATAGATAAATTGTCTTTTTCTGCATCAAAGATACTTCCCATCTGCCCTTCAATTGTATAGTCATTAATAGCATCTCTAATTTTATTGTCTTGAATAAGATTTTTAAAATCAGTCATTGTATGGTTATTATTTTCATACATATTCATCAAGGTTGATGAAATCTGTATTCTCATTTCAATACTGACATTCAAATCATTTAGATTTAAAATTTCTTCAATCCATGTTGCTGCCCAAGCTCTATCTGAAGCTGTATCAAGATATTGAAGCGGACAAAATGCTAAAATTGAGTTATCAGAATTTCCTAATTCAAAATGATCACCTCCACAGGCTTTTGTTAAAGGATACATAGACATTCCTTTATCAAAAGCAAATATACTTGCTTTAGGATAACGTCTAAATTGAGCTGCAATAGTTGCAAGAAGAGTTGATTTACCTGCACCAGTAGGCCCAAATATTAGAGTATGTCCCACATCTCCTACATGGAGATTTAGTCTAAAAGGAGAGTATCCAGTTGTAACGCAGTGCATTAGAGCTGGTGAATTTGCGGGAAATAAAGGGCAAGGAGCATTTTCACTTCCTGTCCATATAGAAGATGTTGGTATCATATCTGCAAAATTGAGAGTATGAACAATAGGACGGCGGATATTTTCAAAACCATGTCCTGGTAAGCTACCTAAGTAAGCTTCAATAGTATTGATTGTTTCTATTCTTGCATTAAATCCTAGTGAAGATATCTCTTTACTTATAGCTCTAGCATCATCTTCAATTCTTTGTCTATTTGAACTCATCAATATAATGGTTGTAGTTAAGAATCCTTGAGATATAATTCCTTGTTTAGTTTCAGCTAATGCATCATCAGCATCTTGTACCATAGCTAATGCGTCTTGATCTACTTTTCCAGTATTGGTATTAAACATCTGGTCAAAAAAACCTCTAGTTTTTTGTTTCCATTTTTTGCGATATTTTTCTAATAATGCTTCTGCCTCAAATTGATCCATAAATATGAAACGACTTGACCATCTATAAATTGTTGGATATTGAGCTAATTTATTTAAAATTCCTGGAGATGATTCTGATGGAAATCCGTCAATAGCCACAACCTGAATAAATTGATCTCCTATTTTAGGTATTACGCCTCCAATAAACTCTTGTGCTCCAATTAATTTATCTAGATAAATAGGATTATCTGGTAATTGAATTGGTTGATGTTTTCCTGTTATACAAAATTGTAACCAGCTAAGGAAACTATCGTGAGTAATATTTTTACCTTCTTCAGTTACTTTCTTAATACCTTTTAGGCGATTTAGACTGAAAGCGGTAGATAGACTAGATTCTAAATCCGCAATATCTTTTTTAAATTTAGTTAATAAAGATATAGTTTTTTGTTTATTTGACAACTCTTCTTTATCATCATCAAACATTAGGTCAGAAAATTTTTGTTCAGCTGTTCTTGGTGGGGTATATGTAACAGTCAAAACAAATGAACTTTCATATAAATTTCCTATATGCTGGAATATTCTTCTTCTTTCTTCATCCATTGCATTTGATACTTCATCGGGGAAGTAGCTTTGCCCAGGATTAGGGTAGCTAGCAGACTCTGTTCGATAGGAATCTATATGAAACATCCAGCCAGATCCTAATTTACTTATTGCTAAATTGATTCTAGCACTCATAGCATTTCGCTCTTGAACAGTTGCTGATGCAGAATCAATACCCCTATATTCCCAAGCGGCCATAAAAGAACCATTTTTATTTATAATAATGCCATCATCAACCATTGCCGAATAATTTAGTAGATCAACAAACCCCTCGTCTTTGTGACGATATTTGCTTAATTTAATTTGTTTATTAGATTCTACTAACTGAATCATTAATAACACCAGAATTAAAATTCCGATCATACTTATTACAATAGTAATCGTAGTTATATTTATGTCATTCATTATTTTCTCTCTTTAGTATTTAATCTGAATGGGGTGCTATTTGAACAATAAAATGATTTATACTTTAAGCTTCTTATATAGATGTTTCTCATAAGAGGATCTGCTTTTGCTATTTTTCTTAAAGAAAATAAACCACCGAACCAAATGATTATTGCGTATAAAGTGGAATACCAGGTTTGAGCTGAAAAAATTAATGCAAAAGCAAGTAATCCAGTAAACATAACAAGTTCTCTATCACCACCAAGAAAAAGAGAAACTCTATTACCTACTTTCCTAATTAAAATTTTTCTGACATCTTGCTTTTGCATATTTTATTTTCCTTTATCAGTTTGTAAGATTAGGTTTAATCATCATGGTAATTTCTGCTCCAGTACCTGTAATTGATGATAATAAGTTTTGAGCTCCGACAAGTAATGCTGCGACAAGAACAACAAAAACTAAAGTTTTTAAGAAACCATTTATTTCTCCACCAAAAATAAGTAGAGCTCCTGCTCCAACAATACCTACGATAGATAATGTAAATGCAACTGGTCCTGTTACTGAATTTCTAACTTTGGTTAGCCATCCTTCATAAGGAAGTCCACCACCACTAGTAGCTGAAGCATGAGCCTCTGGGGAAATAAGTAAAAAAAGTATAAAAATTGATGCTAATACAAATAGAATTGTTTGATTTTTAGTTGATAAAGTCATGACTATTTATCCTAATTAATTGAATTAAAAACAAACTTGTCTTGATCGTATTTTACGACTTCGACAAGTTCCTCTACGCAGCGTTTACCAGTATTTTTATCTTTCTTAATAAAAATAATGACATCAAGAATTTGCCCAACCATATTTTCTATGTTTCGAGGAGCTTCTTTATTTTTAGAAACTAAAGTTACAACTCGACTTGTTGCTTCAGATGCTGAATTGCAGTGGACAGTAGCTACACCGCCTGGATGTCCTGTATTCCAACTTTCTAACAATGAGAGAGCTTCACCACCTCTAATTTCACCTACTAATATTCTGTCAGGCCTCATTCTTAATGTTACTTTTACTAATGATGATAAATCAACTTCTGGCGAAGTTTCATACAAGACAGCATTTTCTGCTGCACATTGTATTTCTGGAGTATCTTCCAAAATAAGCATTCTCTCATTTGGAGATATAACAACCATTGCATTAATCACTGCATTTAACAATGTTGTTTTACCAGATCCTGTACCACCTGCAATAAGAATATTGCGATGATCTTTGATTGCTTGAATAATTGTTTCATACTGTTTATTGGTTATTGTCCCATATTCTAAATATTGTTCTAATGTAAATATTTTGACAGCTCTTTTTCTAAGAGAAAAAGTTGGAGCTGAAACAATAGGAGGAAGTTGTGCGGCAAATCTTGAATTATCTAAAGGAAATTTACACTCCAGAATAGGAGATGAAGAATGGACTTCTTTTCTAAAACAACCAGCAACATTTCTAATAACATTTTCAGCAACACTATTAGACATTGTTCCTATTTTTGACATGCCTGCACCTAATTCATCAATCCATAGTGAACCATCAGGATTAAGCATTATTTCTATAACATTTTTATCCTTATAGGCTTTATAAAATGGGGTGTTTTGAAGCGTTCTTTCTAAACTCGCACATGTTCTTCCAAATTCTTGGTCTTTATTTTGTTCCATAAAATAGAGTAATTAGAATTATAGATAATCAATAGTGTTATTATAAATCGAACACAATAAAAGTCAAAATATATTAAAACTTATTTTTGATATTATATGATTGTTTGTAATTTTCTTATTTGTTCTGGGGTTAAATCTATAATGACAGTGGTTTTATTTGTTTCAGGAGTAGTGTCTTTGTTAGCAAGTAAATTTATGTAGTAATATTTAGCTTGTTTATCTAGATTTTGTGGTAGAAAAAGATTTGATAGTGGTGTATCTAGAGCGAACGCTAGTTTAGATAAAAACTCTAATCTAGGACTTGTTTTACAATTCATAAATAAACTCAATGTAGATTTAGATACTCCCATTTTTGATGCTAGTGCATTTTGAGATATATTTTTGCTTTGCATTATAGCATAAACATTGCAAGCAATTAACTCTTGATAAGGCATATTTATAGGGTCTCGCATTTGATAATAAATTTCATTATGGATCAAAAAACATATGGTAACATTATAGTTTATAATATTTCTAATTTTAATAGGAAAAATATGAACAACCTAAGAAAAAACCATAGAACATCGGTATATACAGGGAGAAAGGAATTTGAATGGTGCTTGGACTATATTGTTCAGGAATTGAGCAATGGAAAGCAGAAACTACAAGTATTTAATGCACTTAGAGATTCTGGAAAAATAACTTTTAAATATAAGAATTTTCTTAGATTAAGTAACTCACCAAAATATCCTCAATTAGATAAATTTAAACGAAAGAATAAAAAACAGGGAGTTAGTGAACTCAATAACTATTGAGTTATTTATAGATATAACAATGGGTTACAGTATTTATTTTTGGGAAATAGTTTAGAACTACAATTATAAATTATCCTATTCACTTGAATTTTATTTATTGAATAGGATTTTTTTTGAAAAAAGAAGCAAAAAGAACGACATATAATGTTACTAAAAAAAGAAAGGATAGATTAGAAATGTTAGCTATTAGAGCAAGTATTAAAGCTAATCGTACAATAAAGTGGACTGAAATTGTGAGTCATGCAATAGATTATTATGCAGAAGACTCAGTAGCGGATATTGTGCATAAATTACATTAAAAAATAGATCTTTTTTAATTCATTCGATCTTTTTTAATTTGTAGCTTGAATGATCGTACAAAAGTGTTGTAATATAAAGGGCGTAAAAAAAACCGCCCATTATATAATAGAGCGGTTGTTTTTAGTTTAAAGTATTATCTTTAAACAAATAAAGGATAGAAAATATTACCAGTATTTTCTATCGTGATTCAGCAACACCAATTACCTTCTCTTGCCGAACACATAAGCAAAGCGTTTTCTTAGAACGAATTGCTATAACAAGGTTAATTTAACCATATATTTTGCCATTTTGCAAGGATTTGCAGAAAGATAGAATGTAAAATTATTTTGTTAGTGTTTGAGAGGGTCGTAACTAGGATTTACGATAATGCTCAATAAATATGAAAATACTAAAATTCCATTATTTAAAGGTTCAGTAAGTGATACTGAACAACCTCAATCATCTTTTTTAGAAAAAAAAGTATTTATTCAAAAAAAACATAGAAATCATACTCCTGTTATTAGGAAAAATTCTAAGTTTGCTCTTGGTAAAGAGCTTTCCGCAATTGTTAATATTCATGATTGGAACAGAAATAGATATCTATTGAAATTGAGAAAAAATAAAAAGCAGAGATTATCTATTCGTTCTGAGAGAAGAGAAACATTATATGCCTTAGTGAATGAATTAATTGAATATGCTGATTACTCTATAGATAGTGATTATTTATTTGAAGTAATGACAAATGTTGAGAGATTAGCTCAAAATATTAGACAATTACATATATATCCATCAGGAAGAAAATCTTATGATCCAGTAATAAAAGCATTAAGAATGCTAGAGGAGGCTGGATTAATCATAATTTTAAGAGAAATGGATCATCAAACAAAGCAACGTAAGGCTATGAGAATATGGTTAAGACCTGAGTTTTTTTATAGTTTTGGTTTTTCTAAAAAAAGGTTAAAACAAAAAGTAAAAAATCTATATAAATACAGAGTAAAAAAAGGTTTGTTAGAAAAATCTAAAAATATGTATAGAGAGCATATTTCTCGTTTGGCATATTCTAATGTAGCAGATATAACTGATAAATTTGCTTTAAAAAATTTATTGATTAATATAAAAAAAGATTTTTTAAGTCAAGAAGTCATAGATAATATACAAAAAACACCAGAAAAAAGTTGTTCTTATAAAAAATCTACAAATGATTTTTCTTATGATATAAGAAAAATGACTGATGATGAGCAGCGTCTCATATCTGAGAATATTAAAAAGCTAAGAGCTATATTAAATTCTGAAAAATAATTAACACTTAATACCTAACATTTAACGCTTAATAATATACTTTTAAATAAGTAGGGCCTCCCTTTATTTGTTACTTCTAATTTTGTTTTTTTCCTTCATTTTAATTCAAATTCAAGAGAGTTTGTTATCTTAAAAATAAAATGTTTTCCTGATTTTTATTAAAATAAACGTTATTTGTGGATAACGCATATTTTTTAAAAACTTAAAATCGATCTTAAACAATGAACTAAGATCTCTAAAGAGAGTTATATATAAATATATAAAGGATAAATAAAGCAAAAGCTTTATTGTGGATAAGTTAGCCGCAAGATATTTCCCCTAAAAAATAAACACCGAGCTTGCGAAAAAGTCTCATAAACAACAAATAATAAATCAATTAAAATGTGTGCTACGCACGAAAAACTCCAGAAAGAAAGATCTAGACATAAGGTCTATGTATAATATAATATTTATATCGAGGAGAATTTTATGAAAAGACTAATTTCTATATCATTATTAATTTTTATTAATATAATCTCTATTATTTGGAAATTTATAAGATATTTACTATACTTTATTATTATTCTTTACTTATTTCCATTAATACTAACTATAATTGCTGGAGATGTTGATAACACAATTGATATTCTTTTAAAATTTATCAGTCTTGTTTTATTTTCTCTACTTATAGAAATATTAATTAACTTAATTTTTCCAATCTTAAAAGAAAAACTAATGAATTTTAGCTGCTAAAAATAGACAAAATGTCTATCTTATGATATTGTATAGATGTTTTAAAAGTAAATAATATTTTAGCCGCTAAAATAGGAGGGTTTTTATGAAAATATTTACTATTGCAAATCAAAAAGGAGGGGTTGGTAAAACTTCTTTTGCTACTCATTTTGCGTTCTATCTAATAGAAAAAGGCATGAAAGGAGTTTTTATTGATTTAGATACTCAAGTAAATGCTAGCTATACATTAGAAAAATCATTTCCAAGCTCCAAATATGCTCACTCTTTATTTCAAGATAATTTTTCTATTGATAACTCAGATGAAAAATTAACATTATTTTTAGGATCTAATGAATTGGCTGAAATATATAGTAATTCGTCAGTAAACGAAGTTACCAAAGTTTTTTATAATTCAATTCAAATCCTAAAACAAAAAGGATTTGATTTTTGTATTATTGACACAGCACCATCACTTAATTCTTCTTTAGTAGCAGCCTTATTTTCTTCTGATTATGTTTTAAGTCCGATTGAACCAGAGAAATATGCTCTACAAGGAATAGAAAAAATGATAAATCTTATCTCGAATATTAGAAAACAAAATAATAAACTTATTTTTTTAGGAATGTTAATTTCTAAAATAAATAGACGAGATCCAAGACATATTAAACATTACAATCAATTGATGGAAAAATACCCAGGCTTTGTACTTCCCCAAGCTATTGGATTAAGAAGTAGTATTGCAGAAGCAGTAGATATAGGTATCCCTGTTTGGAATATAAAGAAAAGTGCGGCAAGAGTTGCAAGCAAAGAAATTAAAACAGTTATTGAATGTATTTTAGAAAAAACAAAGTAAGGAGTTGTTATGGACATTAATTTAGGTAATTTAGGAGCATTAAATGAGTCTCCAAATGATACAGGAATCTTAGAATTAGAATTATCTTGTATTGTGGAAGATTCAGAGCAACCAAGAACATTTTTTGATGAGTCATCTTTAAAAGAATTAGCTGAATCAATTAAAGAAAGAGGGGTTAAATCCCCTATATCAGTGAGACCTAATCCTACACAAGCTGGAGTTTATATCATTAATCATGGAGCAAGACGTTATAGAGCCTCTTTAATGGCAAATAAAGCAACTATTCCAGCTTTTATTGATAACGATTATGACTTATACGATCAAGCTACAGAAAATATTCAACGTGAGAATTTAACAGCAAGAGAAATAGCAATAGTCATAGATAGAGCAATTAAAAAAGGACTATCTAAATCAGAAATTGCTAAGAAGTTGGGTAAATCAAACTCTTATGTGTCTCAATATTTTGGTTTAAATAATTTAGAAGAACCAATAGCAGCTTTATTAAATCAAGCTAAATGCGAAGATGTTACTCTTTTAGCTAATTTAAACACTCAATATAAGAAAACTCCAGAAGAAGTTGAAGCATGGATTTCTGAGCAAGATGAATTTTCGAGAACATCTTTCAATAATTTTAAAGATTCATTAAATAAAAAGCAGAACATTTCTAATACAGAGAAGACGAAAGATAAGAAAACAAAGGTAGAAGATCCTGATAAACTTAAGAAATCATTTCTTAAGATAAGTTATCATGGGCAAATAGGTCGATTAATTATGAATAAGAGACCTTCAGAATTAGGTCGAGCATATATAAAATATGATGATTCTGGAGAGGAAGTTGATGCTGATTTATCGAGTGTTACTATATTAGAATTAATAGAGGCTTAAGATGAATAAAAATGATGACTTAAAAAGACGAAATTATCATGTAAGAAATGCCATTGCTAGTTTTGCATTAGAGGGGGAAATACCATCCCCCCATTTATTAGAGTTACTTAAAAAATATGAAAATGGCGAAATTTCTTCTTTGGAAGAACTTGAAATAAAGTTTGAAAATAGAGAATTAATAAATGAGCAACCAATTAAATAAGGCAATTATTGCTTTAATAAAAACATCAACAAATGCAGATAATACCTCTACACTAGATGATATTTTAAATGCTGAAACCCTAAAAAATATACATAAGAGTATTTTTAATAGTAATAAATATTATTTCCCAGGAAATTTAAGAATTAATGATGAGCAGATAAGATCTCGAAATATTGAATCTGAGAATAGATCTTACACTGTTTTCTATTATAAGGGTGTTGTTACTGAAGATGTTATTAATAATGTTTTAAATGATTTTAAAAATAATTGTTCAAATTCAGAGATAGAAAAAAGTCTAAGTGCATTATATTCATCATTAGATCATTTACATCCCTTTGAAGATGGTAATAGTAGAACTATAAGAGAATTTACTAGACAAGTTGCCGATAAGTTGGGATATGAATTAGATTGGTCTAAAACAAATATAACGGATAACTCTAGAGAAGAATTATATAAATCTAGAGATTTGGAAGTAATTTCAATATCATTTCCTAATCTAAATAAAGATTCGTTAAAATTTGCTGGGAGAGATGAATATGCTGCTTATGAATCTCTAAGTTTTTTAAAAAATAATTCTATTTCTTTAGAATCTGTATTTAAAAATATTTTACATCCTCACACCAATATTTTAGCCGCTAAAATTGATAAAGAAGAAAATTCTCTTGGGGAGAATGTTATCCTTAAATCTTCATTAAATAAAAATTTAGATGAAACTCAGAAAACAGTATATGAAGCTATGGAAGCTGAAAGGCAACAAAATTATTTAATCGAGAATCAATATACTGATTCATTAACTTCAGTTATTAATGAAAAGAATGAGCAGGTAAAACGATTAGAAACTAAGTTATCTAAATTAGTATCAGAAGCAACTAGTCAAGTTAATAGATTACAGTCCAATAAACCAAGTTTTTTTTCTATGCCTAGTAGAAAGAATAAATGGAATAATATTATAAATGCTCAAAAGCACATTATAAATGTAGCAACTAGGAGATTAGAGGCTGTTCATGAGATTAGGGATGATATGGGATTACATTCTTCTAAAATTGAAAATATGGCCAAGAAAAAATTACATTTTAGAGATCCTTGCTTAGTTAATAAATACAAAGATATTATGGAGAT
The DNA window shown above is from Phocoenobacter uteri and carries:
- a CDS encoding TrbC/VirB2 family protein, translated to MTLSTKNQTILFVLASIFILFLLISPEAHASATSGGGLPYEGWLTKVRNSVTGPVAFTLSIVGIVGAGALLIFGGEINGFLKTLVFVVLVAALLVGAQNLLSSITGTGAEITMMIKPNLTN
- a CDS encoding conjugal transfer protein TrbD, which gives rise to MQKQDVRKILIRKVGNRVSLFLGGDRELVMFTGLLAFALIFSAQTWYSTLYAIIIWFGGLFSLRKIAKADPLMRNIYIRSLKYKSFYCSNSTPFRLNTKERK
- a CDS encoding TrbI/VirB10 family protein, yielding MNLFKKQQIDDMSPNSSPSKTSSLGGVKRANKVPLIIIGILGVLFLIVMAIVSLERANNQISEPSKKDDSTGYFKDTSQYANSILKNAPSGVVKSSQKTPENNISPEKSNIKQNKEGANQQAIDIPTIPDKPTIIYKDRDIDPYKEELLRAQRERERNAQYSKSNVSDFNSNFSSNGSSENLTRDEMLSQMAAIRRQATEASSSADATASYQEQMRMVQAQMVGATENNISNSEYTTFSNNQGQNDIQQFNGSSSRWNINAPLETPKPFELRAGFVIPAVMISGINSDLPGQILAQVSQNIFDTATGKYLLIPQGARLVGKYTSDIAYGQERVLVAWQRIIYPDGRAQDIGSMPGSDSSGYAGFNDQVNNHYFRIFSSALLMSGITAGVSYSQKNSSSSNKESAGDILSQSLGQNMGQVIVQMLQKNINIAPTLEIRPGYQFNVVVVKDLSFKSPYKNYAY
- a CDS encoding VirB4 family type IV secretion/conjugal transfer ATPase, with the protein product MNDINITTITIVISMIGILILVLLMIQLVESNKQIKLSKYRHKDEGFVDLLNYSAMVDDGIIINKNGSFMAAWEYRGIDSASATVQERNAMSARINLAISKLGSGWMFHIDSYRTESASYPNPGQSYFPDEVSNAMDEERRRIFQHIGNLYESSFVLTVTYTPPRTAEQKFSDLMFDDDKEELSNKQKTISLLTKFKKDIADLESSLSTAFSLNRLKGIKKVTEEGKNITHDSFLSWLQFCITGKHQPIQLPDNPIYLDKLIGAQEFIGGVIPKIGDQFIQVVAIDGFPSESSPGILNKLAQYPTIYRWSSRFIFMDQFEAEALLEKYRKKWKQKTRGFFDQMFNTNTGKVDQDALAMVQDADDALAETKQGIISQGFLTTTIILMSSNRQRIEDDARAISKEISSLGFNARIETINTIEAYLGSLPGHGFENIRRPIVHTLNFADMIPTSSIWTGSENAPCPLFPANSPALMHCVTTGYSPFRLNLHVGDVGHTLIFGPTGAGKSTLLATIAAQFRRYPKASIFAFDKGMSMYPLTKACGGDHFELGNSDNSILAFCPLQYLDTASDRAWAATWIEEILNLNDLNVSIEMRIQISSTLMNMYENNNHTMTDFKNLIQDNKIRDAINDYTIEGQMGSIFDAEKDNLSISNFMCFEVEELMRLQPRFAVPVLQYIFRRIEIALKGQPGLIILDEAWLMLSHEMFKEKIREWFKVLRKANTTVVLATQSLADASRSSIFDTLLESTPTKIFLPNPNALVEETAAIYKNMGLNIRQIEILANSRPKHDYYYSSPKGHRLFNLALGKLQLAFVGSSDKDSIATIKKLEAKHGEDWINAWLFEKNISLQHYQNYN
- the trbG gene encoding P-type conjugative transfer protein TrbG, with the protein product MKNIFKYTALITIMGYSSIALSQGLNIQERQAVNLSQKWRNGSPYTKPLLGKNGVKFVYGSSQPYIVTSIFRVTDIALEPGERVNNINIGDSIRWDISPTITGSGSNKQVHIIIKPYDKNLSTNLIISTDRRSYHLNLKSTSKKYVSNVSFIYPEDLNEQIAKINADRQKHIERTTLPDGSGNIDNLNFEYNISGNASWRPIRVYDNGQQTTIQMPNKISTGDAPALLVLKNSGSIFKSDTTAVVNYRVINNKYIVDGIFNKVILVSGVGSNQQKITISKK
- a CDS encoding VirB8/TrbF family protein; the protein is MFHKERSEKIKETNNPYIDARINYRSNEEKEKSNTRMWQIASLSALFIVAILAGGYVAEKKESKFIPYIVEVNQLGQSMTSKIAQRAIPTDPRIIKATLAEFISNLRLVTPDSELQKRAIRKVYYHLLDNTPGIKQTNEFFSDDKSNPFHRAEKVIVNCEILSVLPQTKKSWQVTWLEHVRSHNGDDLGTTRRTGIIQVIVKENTNDTTEDEIRRNPLGIFIQSYALSEEIQ